The Ralstonia wenshanensis genome includes a region encoding these proteins:
- a CDS encoding chloride channel protein gives MFSPLHIADQSVRRARRLWANYGIFWLGAVLVGLVSVAYAKLIDLGFELFRGMVSHAFWLPIVVTPLGAALAIWLTRQFFRGAEGSGIPQVIATLEDGRLSSALLSLRIMFGKIVVSFLGILCGFTIGREGPTVQIGASLMFAMRRGYRRSSKHIERQLALAGAAAGLAAAFNTPLAGVVFAIEELTRSFVARNSGTLITAIIFSGVVALGLQGNYLYFGRIQAIGQFHLALVPVVIAASIISGVAGGAFCWLLLNIPRWMPARLVDIKQGQPVWFAFLCGIAIALIGLVSGGTTFGSGYAEARGLLETHQALSPFYAVLKFGALIASYLSGIPGGIFAPSLAIGAGLGNVMSLVTSAIPLPSLAALCMVGYLAAVTQSPITSFVIVMEMIDGHEMVLPLMAVALLSSQVSKALTPSFYHTLAHRFRASVPRPAAQ, from the coding sequence ATGTTTTCTCCTCTCCACATCGCAGATCAATCAGTGCGTCGGGCCAGGAGACTCTGGGCAAACTACGGCATCTTCTGGCTCGGTGCCGTTCTCGTGGGTCTGGTATCCGTCGCCTACGCCAAGCTCATCGATTTGGGCTTCGAGCTTTTTCGCGGCATGGTGTCGCACGCGTTCTGGCTCCCGATCGTTGTCACACCGCTTGGCGCAGCGCTTGCCATCTGGCTGACGCGCCAGTTTTTTCGCGGTGCCGAGGGCAGCGGCATTCCGCAGGTCATTGCGACGCTGGAGGACGGGCGGCTGTCCAGTGCGCTGCTCTCCCTGCGCATCATGTTCGGCAAGATCGTGGTCTCGTTCCTGGGCATCCTCTGTGGCTTTACGATCGGCCGCGAGGGCCCCACGGTGCAGATTGGCGCATCGCTCATGTTCGCCATGCGGCGGGGCTATCGTCGAAGCAGCAAGCACATCGAGCGACAGCTTGCGCTTGCAGGCGCAGCGGCCGGGCTTGCGGCGGCGTTCAACACGCCGCTGGCGGGCGTCGTGTTTGCCATTGAAGAACTCACGCGCAGTTTCGTGGCCCGCAACAGCGGCACGCTCATCACCGCCATCATTTTTTCCGGCGTGGTCGCCCTGGGTCTGCAAGGCAATTACCTGTATTTCGGGCGCATCCAGGCCATTGGGCAGTTTCATCTGGCGCTGGTGCCCGTGGTGATTGCCGCGAGCATCATCTCGGGCGTGGCGGGCGGGGCGTTCTGCTGGCTGCTGCTCAACATACCGCGCTGGATGCCTGCGCGGCTGGTGGACATCAAACAAGGGCAACCGGTGTGGTTTGCCTTTTTGTGCGGCATCGCAATCGCGCTGATCGGCCTCGTTTCAGGCGGCACCACGTTCGGCAGCGGTTATGCAGAAGCGCGGGGCCTGCTGGAGACCCATCAGGCGCTCTCGCCGTTCTATGCGGTGCTCAAGTTCGGTGCGCTGATCGCGTCGTACCTGTCCGGCATTCCGGGTGGCATTTTTGCGCCGTCGCTGGCAATTGGGGCGGGGCTGGGCAATGTCATGTCGCTGGTGACATCGGCGATACCGCTGCCGAGTCTTGCCGCGCTTTGCATGGTCGGCTACCTGGCGGCAGTCACGCAGTCGCCCATCACATCGTTCGTGATCGTGATGGAGATGATCGACGGCCACGAGATGGTCTTGCCGCTCATGGCCGTGGCGTTGTTGTCGAGCCAGGTCTCCAAGGCGCTAACCCCGTCGTTCTATCACACGCTTGCGCACCGGTTCCGGGCGTCTGTGCCGCGCCCGGCGGCGCAGTGA
- a CDS encoding isochorismatase family cysteine hydrolase, translating to MSTFALVPKQTALLVMHYQTDIMALFPAVAPTLLSNTRKLCDAARAKGVSVYFAKFHFSPGYPEVSPLNKNGQGVKQLGLFVEDRISPELGRQPDESIIIAHRASVFYGTDLQVRLSAKGIDTLIMVGVASTGVMLSSIAHASDADYRLFTVKDCCYDPDPVVHDHLFATAFESRTTVLSLADALSMLE from the coding sequence ATGTCGACATTCGCGCTTGTTCCCAAGCAAACGGCGTTGTTGGTCATGCACTACCAGACCGACATCATGGCGTTGTTTCCGGCCGTCGCACCCACGTTGCTCTCCAACACCCGCAAGCTGTGCGACGCCGCGCGGGCCAAGGGTGTGAGCGTCTATTTTGCGAAGTTCCACTTCAGCCCCGGCTATCCGGAAGTCAGCCCGTTGAACAAGAACGGGCAAGGCGTGAAGCAACTGGGGCTGTTCGTTGAAGATCGCATCTCGCCGGAGCTCGGTCGGCAGCCTGATGAGTCGATCATCATCGCGCACCGCGCCAGCGTGTTCTATGGCACCGATCTGCAGGTGCGGTTATCCGCCAAGGGCATCGATACCTTGATCATGGTGGGGGTGGCGTCGACGGGTGTGATGCTGTCGTCCATTGCCCACGCGAGCGATGCGGACTACCGGCTGTTCACCGTGAAGGACTGCTGCTACGACCCGGACCCGGTCGTGCACGACCATCTTTTTGCGACGGCGTTTGAATCGCGTACGACGGTGCTATCGCTGGCGGATGCGCTATCGATGCTGGAGTAA